In one Sander lucioperca isolate FBNREF2018 chromosome 7, SLUC_FBN_1.2, whole genome shotgun sequence genomic region, the following are encoded:
- the bpgm gene encoding bisphosphoglycerate mutase: MSKYKLFLLRHGEGAWNKENRFCSWVDQKLSKDGVKEAQDCGRLLKEQGYKFDLVFTSILSRSIQTAWLVLEAMGQEWVPVVKSWRLNERHYGSLIGLNRAEMALQHGEEKVKLWRRSYDITPPPIDESHPYFLEIYNDRRYTTCDVPKENLPRAESLKEVLDRLLPYWGSTVVPEIRKGRTVLISAHGNSCRALLKYLEGISDKDIASVTLPTGIPVLLELDENLKPVKPRQLLGDQAKIQAAIRKVEDQGKAKPST; this comes from the exons ATGTCCAAGTACAAACTCTTTCTACTGAGGCATGGGGAGGGGGCCTGGAACAAAGAGAACCGTTTCTGTAGCTGGGTTGACCAGAAGCTAAGCAAGGATGGGGTGAAGGAGGCCCAGGACTGTGGTAGGCTCCTGAAGGAGCAGGGCTACAAGTTCGATTTAGTATTCACCTCCATACTCAGCCGCTCCATCCAGACAGCATGGCTGGTGCTGGAGGCTATGGGTCAGGAGTGGGTCCCCGTGGTCAAGTCCTGGAGACTGAACGAGCGCCACTATGGTTCCCTGATTGGCCTTAACCGGGCGGAGATGGCGCTACAACATGGAGAGGAAAAGGTGAAGTTGTGGAGAAGGAGCTATGATATCACTCCACCTCCGATTGATGAATCCCACCCATACTTCCTGGAAATCTACAATGACCGCAGATACACCACTTGTGACGTGCCAAAGGAGAACCTTCCCCGAGCAGAAAGCTTAAAGGAGGTGTTGGACAGACTGCTGCCATACTGGGGCAGCACTGTGGTGCCAGAGATAAGGAAAGGCAGGACTGTGCTGATTAGTGCTCATGGAAACAGCTGCAGGGCTCTGCTGAAATACCTGGAAG GTATATCAGATAAGGATATTGCCAGTGTGACTTTACCCACAGGGATACCTGTGCTGCTTGAGCTGGATGAAAACCTCAAGCCTGTGAAACCTCGACAGCTCTTGGGAGACCAGGCGAAGATTCAGGCAGCAATTAGAAAGGTGGAGGACCAGGGAAAAGCCAAACCATCAACTTGA